In Myxococcus guangdongensis, one genomic interval encodes:
- a CDS encoding acyl-CoA dehydrogenase yields the protein MSAPRPNPLLSDRDVDFQLDEVIHVEHLCTLPAFAEHSRETFGLLLDSSRRFAREVLYPTYRTLDLEPPSFQGGRVKVHPLMRELYPRLVELGMLTATRPPDVGGQQLPMTVHALASAYLMAANLSAYAYLGLTHGAAHLLEVFGSPEVKQAFMEPLYRGEWTGTMALTEPQAGSSLADVRTRATLAEDGSWRIQGSKIFISGGDQDFTENVVHLTLARTEGPESGTRGISLFAVPARRREGEALVDNDVRVAGVIHKIGWKGIPSLALNYGEAGDCRGWMVGPPGRGLACMFQMMNEARIMVGLNGVATASAAYHEAVAYARERPQGRPVGAKDATRPQSPIIEHADVRRMLLRQKAIVEGGLSLLVTSAYQADLASHATDEDTRRSAGLLVDLLTPVAKSFPAERGFEANALAVQVHGGYGYSSEYLPEAWLRDQKLNSIHEGTTGIQGLDLLGRKVVAGGGAALAIFAREVGRTAARAKAAGVDTAWGDALERTCGQVAELVSELGARGMAGEVELMLRHSADFLELFSILAVAWRWLEQAAAAKEGLARGKGDSDFYEGKLATAQYWFAVELPRVPLLIDLCRTGEDSYARMRPEWF from the coding sequence ATGAGCGCGCCCCGCCCCAATCCGCTGCTGTCGGACCGCGACGTGGACTTCCAGCTCGACGAGGTGATTCACGTCGAGCATCTCTGCACGCTGCCCGCCTTCGCCGAGCACTCGCGAGAGACCTTCGGCCTGCTGCTCGACAGCTCCCGCCGGTTCGCGCGCGAGGTGCTCTACCCCACGTATCGCACGCTGGACCTGGAGCCCCCGTCCTTCCAGGGCGGACGCGTGAAGGTCCATCCGCTGATGCGCGAGCTGTATCCGCGACTGGTCGAGCTGGGCATGCTCACCGCCACCCGGCCTCCGGACGTGGGCGGACAGCAGCTGCCCATGACGGTGCACGCGCTGGCCAGCGCGTACCTCATGGCCGCCAACCTCAGCGCGTATGCGTACCTGGGGCTGACGCACGGCGCGGCGCACCTGTTGGAGGTCTTCGGCTCGCCGGAGGTGAAGCAGGCCTTCATGGAGCCGCTGTACCGGGGCGAGTGGACCGGCACCATGGCCCTCACCGAGCCCCAGGCGGGCAGCAGCCTCGCGGACGTGCGCACGCGCGCGACGCTCGCGGAGGACGGCTCGTGGCGCATCCAGGGCTCCAAGATCTTCATCAGCGGTGGTGACCAGGACTTCACCGAGAACGTCGTGCACCTCACGCTCGCGCGCACCGAGGGCCCCGAGAGCGGCACGCGGGGCATCTCCCTGTTCGCGGTGCCGGCGCGTCGGCGCGAGGGGGAAGCGCTGGTGGACAACGACGTCCGCGTGGCGGGCGTCATCCACAAGATTGGTTGGAAGGGCATCCCCAGCCTCGCGCTGAACTATGGCGAAGCGGGTGACTGTCGCGGCTGGATGGTGGGCCCGCCGGGTCGGGGCCTCGCGTGCATGTTCCAGATGATGAACGAGGCGCGCATCATGGTGGGCCTCAACGGCGTGGCCACCGCGTCGGCGGCGTACCACGAGGCGGTGGCGTACGCGCGCGAGCGGCCCCAGGGCCGGCCCGTCGGAGCGAAGGACGCCACGCGGCCGCAGTCGCCCATCATCGAGCACGCGGACGTGCGGCGCATGTTGCTGCGCCAGAAGGCCATCGTGGAGGGCGGCCTGTCGCTGCTGGTGACGTCGGCGTATCAGGCGGACCTCGCGTCGCACGCCACGGACGAGGACACGCGTCGGAGCGCGGGGCTGCTGGTGGACCTGCTCACGCCGGTGGCGAAGAGCTTCCCGGCCGAGCGCGGCTTCGAGGCGAACGCGCTCGCGGTGCAGGTGCACGGCGGCTACGGCTACTCCAGCGAGTACCTGCCGGAGGCGTGGCTGCGGGACCAGAAGCTCAACAGCATCCACGAGGGCACCACGGGCATCCAGGGCCTCGACCTGCTCGGCCGCAAGGTGGTGGCGGGCGGCGGCGCGGCGCTGGCGATCTTCGCGCGGGAGGTGGGTCGCACGGCGGCGCGCGCGAAGGCGGCCGGGGTGGACACCGCGTGGGGTGACGCGCTGGAGCGGACGTGTGGCCAGGTGGCGGAGCTCGTCTCGGAGCTTGGCGCCCGGGGCATGGCCGGCGAGGTGGAGCTGATGCTGCGCCACAGCGCGGACTTCCTGGAGCTGTTCAGCATCCTCGCGGTGGCGTGGCGCTGGCTGGAGCAGGCCGCCGCGGCGAAGGAGGGCCTGGCGCGCGGCAAGGGCGACTCGGACTTCTACGAGGGGAAGCTCGCCACCGCGCAGTACTGGTTCGCGGTGGAGCTGCCCCGCGTGCCCCTGCTCATCGACCTGTGCCGCACGGGCGAGGACTCCTACGCCCGGATGCGCCCCGAGTGGTTCTGA
- a CDS encoding ECF-type sigma factor produces MSTAELAELLEGAREEDSGARDALMAAACRELQWRLSPEVSEVTPLHPMRLVEEAWARLFAAGVSPESRPRFLCAASRAMRKVLVDRARAPLLLRRAARRERVSLRHLGDEAPAGAEFEVLQLEEALSELESFQPRLARLVELRYFAGLSLSDTAAALEVSQATARRDWAYVRVWLTERLSH; encoded by the coding sequence ATGAGCACGGCGGAGCTGGCGGAGTTGTTGGAAGGGGCACGTGAGGAGGACTCGGGCGCTCGGGATGCGCTGATGGCGGCGGCCTGCCGGGAGCTCCAGTGGAGGCTCTCGCCGGAGGTGTCCGAGGTCACGCCCCTGCATCCCATGCGGCTGGTGGAGGAGGCCTGGGCGCGGCTGTTCGCGGCGGGCGTCTCTCCGGAGTCCCGTCCCCGCTTCCTGTGCGCCGCGTCGCGCGCCATGCGGAAGGTCCTGGTGGACCGGGCCCGGGCGCCGCTCCTCCTGCGTCGCGCGGCGAGGCGCGAGCGGGTGAGCCTGCGTCATCTGGGAGACGAAGCCCCGGCGGGCGCCGAATTCGAGGTGCTCCAGCTGGAGGAGGCCCTGTCGGAGCTGGAGTCCTTCCAGCCCCGGCTCGCGCGGCTGGTGGAGCTGCGCTACTTCGCGGGCCTGAGCCTGTCCGACACAGCCGCGGCGCTCGAGGTGTCCCAGGCCACGGCGCGGCGGGACTGGGCCTACGTGCGCGTCTGGCTGACCGAGCGCTTGAGCCACTGA
- a CDS encoding 4-hydroxyproline epimerase: MRRIRVIDSHTGGEPTRVVTEGGPELGTGDLASLRERFRERFDDFRKAIVCEPRGSDVMVGALLCPPVSPSSVAGIIFFNNVGYLGMCGHGTIGVVKTLEHLGRIGPGVHALETPVGVVKATLHPDGSVSIANVPSYRYAHDVKVDVPGHGVVHGDIAWGGNWFFLSRATNPPLELARVPSLLAYTSAIKQALVDQGITGEGGAEIDHVELYAPSPTPGVNARNFVLCPGLAYDRSPCGTGTSAKVACLAAEGVLAEGDTWVQESIIGSRFQARYVRDGDRVLPTITGTASVNAEATLLVDPKDPFAWGIG, encoded by the coding sequence ATGCGGCGCATTCGAGTCATCGACAGTCATACAGGTGGAGAGCCCACGCGGGTGGTGACGGAGGGCGGCCCGGAGCTGGGCACGGGCGACCTGGCGAGCTTGCGCGAGCGGTTCCGGGAGCGCTTCGACGACTTCCGCAAGGCCATCGTCTGCGAGCCCCGGGGCTCGGACGTCATGGTGGGCGCGCTGCTGTGCCCGCCTGTCAGCCCCTCGAGCGTCGCGGGCATCATCTTCTTCAACAACGTCGGTTACCTGGGCATGTGTGGCCACGGGACCATCGGCGTGGTGAAGACGCTGGAGCACCTGGGCCGCATCGGCCCCGGCGTGCACGCGCTGGAGACGCCCGTGGGCGTGGTGAAGGCCACCCTGCACCCGGACGGGAGCGTCAGCATCGCCAACGTGCCCAGCTATCGATATGCGCACGACGTGAAGGTGGACGTGCCCGGGCATGGCGTGGTGCACGGCGACATCGCGTGGGGCGGCAACTGGTTCTTCCTCTCACGCGCGACGAACCCTCCGCTGGAGCTGGCGCGGGTGCCGTCGTTGCTCGCGTACACGTCCGCCATCAAACAGGCGCTCGTGGACCAGGGCATCACCGGCGAGGGCGGCGCGGAGATCGACCACGTGGAGCTGTATGCGCCGTCGCCGACGCCGGGCGTGAACGCGCGCAACTTCGTGCTGTGTCCGGGGCTCGCGTATGACCGCTCGCCGTGTGGCACGGGGACGAGCGCCAAGGTGGCGTGCCTGGCCGCGGAGGGGGTGCTCGCCGAGGGCGACACGTGGGTGCAGGAGAGCATCATCGGCAGTCGCTTCCAGGCGCGCTACGTGCGTGATGGCGACCGCGTCCTGCCCACGATTACGGGCACGGCGTCCGTCAACGCGGAGGCCACGCTGCTGGTGGACCCGAAGGACCCGTTCGCGTGGGGCATCGGATGA
- a CDS encoding linalool dehydratase/isomerase domain-containing protein codes for MRRMLLLLLAMAVWVPSLQLGFRPDNPRDWVPALAARQRALALVADSPERDVLRRSNPEWDLMARTFSVLAFANLALHEPERRADHLAVVDTLITRTLEDERGGVDTFLLPYVHAAPFKDASGRSLFIDGEVALMLAARQLVEPREAWARPLRERVDRVAAQMERAPLLSAESYPDEGWIFCNTVALAALRLSDAVDGRSHASLRERWVRSAREHLLDARTGLLVSSFTHEGATRDGPEGSSLWLAAHMLQLVDADFAREQFERGRALFIGERLGFAWAAEWPASDSRADDIDSGPTIPLVNANAGSSGLALVAASAFGDESLLKGLSTSLRFAAFPIWEDGGLRFAAGNPLADAVLLYSLTQGPLWRRALSPRGLEAHR; via the coding sequence ATGCGACGCATGCTCCTGCTGCTGCTGGCGATGGCGGTGTGGGTTCCCTCCCTGCAGCTGGGGTTTCGGCCCGACAACCCCCGGGACTGGGTGCCGGCGCTCGCCGCGCGGCAGCGGGCCCTGGCCCTGGTGGCGGACAGCCCCGAGCGCGACGTGCTGCGTCGGTCCAATCCGGAGTGGGACTTGATGGCGCGCACCTTCTCCGTGCTCGCCTTCGCGAACCTGGCGCTCCACGAGCCGGAGCGCAGGGCGGACCACCTGGCCGTCGTCGACACGCTCATCACCCGCACGCTGGAGGACGAGCGGGGCGGGGTGGACACGTTCCTCCTGCCGTACGTGCACGCCGCGCCGTTCAAGGACGCCTCGGGGCGGAGCCTCTTCATCGACGGTGAGGTGGCGCTGATGCTCGCGGCCCGACAGTTGGTGGAGCCGCGCGAGGCGTGGGCGCGGCCGCTGCGCGAGCGGGTGGACCGCGTGGCGGCGCAGATGGAGCGGGCTCCGCTGCTCTCGGCGGAGAGCTACCCCGACGAGGGGTGGATTTTCTGCAACACCGTGGCGCTCGCCGCGCTGCGCCTGTCCGACGCGGTGGATGGCCGCAGCCATGCCTCGCTGCGCGAGCGGTGGGTGCGCTCCGCGCGCGAGCACCTGCTGGACGCGCGCACCGGGCTGCTCGTCTCCAGCTTCACCCATGAAGGCGCGACGCGGGACGGGCCCGAGGGCTCCTCGCTGTGGCTCGCCGCGCACATGCTCCAGCTGGTCGATGCCGACTTCGCGCGCGAGCAGTTCGAGCGCGGCCGGGCGCTGTTCATCGGCGAGCGCCTGGGCTTCGCCTGGGCGGCGGAGTGGCCCGCGTCCGACAGTCGCGCGGATGACATCGACTCCGGTCCGACGATTCCCCTGGTGAACGCGAACGCGGGCTCGAGCGGGCTCGCGTTGGTGGCGGCCTCGGCCTTCGGCGACGAGTCGCTGCTGAAGGGGCTGTCCACCAGCCTGCGCTTCGCCGCGTTCCCCATCTGGGAGGACGGCGGCCTGCGCTTCGCGGCGGGCAATCCGCTGGCCGATGCCGTGTTGCTGTACTCCCTGACGCAAGGTCCGCTGTGGCGGCGAGCGCTGTCACCGCGAGGGCTGGAGGCCCATCGATGA
- a CDS encoding methyl-accepting chemotaxis protein — translation MERSTRWWAKLSWVLALALAWSFEAQAQTRLASITELKDGWLYRWGDSPLAPDGVPTWAKEPDKVDWKSMEPLKVPPGRDAHTMLWVSIPVPQGGWGEPALMLGSVTNAYEVYVDGKRVYANGKLNPSGTEVRESIWAQLIPLPASAQGSRVLLRIQSSTAAMGVSQHARVGPRHELLAQVVRTGLGCLITGNLLLVIAQVALGMSLLGRQRRMLVALGIFSGGAGVLLVGMSGVISAVWGVELSLWRATFLAAYCVLPGLGWFIQEGILEGRARWFSAVVWTVTVLAALQGVVAMVDLGTASRLFQVLMVYSIPVLLTYVIVAVVAALRGNVDARIFGGGLGVLTLVLVAAMLPLLGWVKMDGMFIHWGFLAFTASLVGIVARRSSHVVRSLSSHANQLEARRKDVRELAEGMGTGAGELATVVQQLRTSSEEQTDGIGRQATALKELEQTVQEIRQGSLVTSDKARVLAESIVAAEEAGRDGGAALDKTLTNLEAIREEVSEMARRILALDERTREIAGIVDTVKGLADQSNMLAVNAAIEAARSGEHGRGFSVVSREVRSLADQSILATQRIREVLEGVSGSMREAAKMSEQGEQRVRVSVEAVRVSGTQLRKLAGIIGDTSNSVRQISAAVSQQDAGTSQIAVAIQDMSGQMQQTLRVVEETRNVTRSVQTLAESMAGSARKAIQSGTLGS, via the coding sequence GTGGAGCGGTCCACGCGTTGGTGGGCGAAGCTGTCCTGGGTGCTGGCGCTGGCGCTGGCGTGGAGCTTCGAGGCGCAGGCGCAGACGCGCCTCGCGAGCATCACGGAGCTCAAGGACGGGTGGCTCTACCGCTGGGGAGACTCACCGCTGGCGCCGGACGGCGTGCCCACGTGGGCGAAGGAGCCCGACAAGGTCGACTGGAAGTCGATGGAGCCCCTGAAGGTTCCGCCGGGTCGGGACGCGCACACGATGTTGTGGGTGAGCATCCCCGTACCCCAGGGCGGGTGGGGTGAGCCGGCGCTGATGCTGGGCTCGGTGACCAACGCGTACGAGGTCTATGTCGACGGCAAGCGCGTCTACGCGAACGGGAAGCTGAACCCGTCGGGGACCGAGGTGCGCGAGTCCATCTGGGCGCAGCTGATTCCGCTGCCCGCCTCCGCGCAGGGCTCACGGGTGCTGCTGCGCATCCAGAGCAGCACGGCGGCCATGGGCGTGAGCCAGCACGCGCGGGTGGGGCCGCGTCATGAGCTGCTGGCGCAGGTGGTGCGCACGGGCCTGGGCTGTCTCATCACGGGCAACCTGCTGCTCGTCATCGCGCAGGTGGCCCTGGGCATGTCGTTGCTGGGACGGCAGCGGCGCATGCTGGTGGCGCTCGGAATCTTCTCCGGTGGCGCGGGCGTGCTGCTCGTGGGCATGAGCGGGGTCATCAGCGCGGTGTGGGGCGTGGAGCTGTCGCTGTGGCGCGCCACCTTCCTCGCGGCCTACTGCGTGCTGCCGGGGCTGGGCTGGTTCATCCAGGAGGGCATCCTGGAGGGACGCGCGCGCTGGTTCAGCGCGGTGGTGTGGACGGTGACGGTGCTCGCCGCGCTCCAGGGGGTGGTGGCCATGGTGGACCTGGGGACGGCGAGCCGGCTGTTCCAGGTGCTCATGGTCTACTCCATCCCGGTCCTGCTCACGTACGTCATCGTCGCGGTGGTGGCCGCGCTCCGGGGCAATGTCGACGCGCGCATCTTCGGCGGCGGTCTGGGCGTGCTCACCCTGGTCCTGGTGGCGGCGATGCTGCCGCTGTTGGGCTGGGTGAAGATGGATGGGATGTTCATCCACTGGGGCTTCCTGGCCTTCACCGCGTCGCTGGTGGGAATCGTCGCGCGGCGCTCCTCGCATGTGGTGCGCTCGCTGTCGTCACACGCGAACCAGCTGGAGGCGCGGCGCAAGGACGTGCGCGAGCTGGCCGAGGGCATGGGCACCGGCGCCGGAGAGCTGGCCACGGTGGTGCAACAGCTGCGCACCTCCAGCGAGGAGCAGACGGACGGCATCGGTCGTCAGGCGACGGCGCTCAAGGAGCTGGAGCAGACGGTGCAGGAGATTCGCCAGGGCTCGCTGGTGACGTCGGACAAGGCGCGCGTGCTGGCCGAGTCCATCGTCGCCGCGGAAGAGGCGGGGCGCGACGGCGGCGCGGCGCTGGACAAGACGCTGACGAACCTGGAGGCCATCCGCGAGGAGGTGTCGGAGATGGCGCGGCGCATCCTCGCGCTCGATGAGCGGACGCGGGAGATCGCCGGCATCGTCGACACGGTGAAGGGCCTGGCGGACCAGTCCAACATGCTCGCGGTGAACGCGGCCATCGAGGCGGCGCGCAGCGGCGAGCACGGCCGGGGCTTCAGCGTGGTGTCCCGCGAGGTGCGCAGCCTCGCGGACCAGTCCATCCTGGCCACCCAGCGCATCCGCGAGGTGCTCGAGGGCGTGAGCGGCAGCATGCGCGAGGCCGCGAAGATGAGCGAGCAGGGCGAGCAGCGCGTCCGGGTGAGCGTGGAGGCGGTGCGCGTCTCTGGCACGCAGCTGCGCAAGCTCGCGGGCATCATCGGTGACACCAGCAACAGCGTGCGGCAGATTTCAGCGGCCGTGTCCCAGCAGGACGCGGGCACGTCCCAGATCGCCGTGGCCATCCAGGACATGTCCGGACAGATGCAGCAGACGCTGCGCGTCGTCGAGGAGACGCGCAACGTGACGCGCTCGGTGCAGACGCTGGCGGAGAGCATGGCTGGCTCGGCGCGCAAGGCGATTCAATCCGGCACGCTGGGCAGCTGA